In Helianthus annuus cultivar XRQ/B chromosome 8, HanXRQr2.0-SUNRISE, whole genome shotgun sequence, a single genomic region encodes these proteins:
- the LOC110872756 gene encoding putative kinase-like protein TMKL1, translated as MENSHKIVVIISLSISFGIFIVLALICVCRRKGSKKDESWDTESRFKNKGKGVEEMEINGELVKFKGGENVTSVDILDAPGEVIGKSGYGTLYRANLVRIDSVVCLRFLRPTCTEKVQDLMHMVQLIGPIRHPNLVPLYGFYYGPRDEKLLVHPFYEGGNLAQFIKDQEDECHKWTVISRISMGIARALEYLHTGLQKPLIHGNLKSKNILLDQNQQPFVSDFGLHTFLNLNAAQEMLEAAAVEGYKAPELIKVQDMNEATDIYSFGRILLELLTGKEPLDKKENLDKALYHPDILFDEKNGDGYLMNEERVMRFVQLAIDCCSPSPYMRPDIKQICRKLEEI; from the exons ATGGAAAACAGCCACAAGATTGTAGTGATCATATCTTTATCCATTTCCTTTGGTATATTCATTGTTTTGGCTTTAATATGTGTTTGTAGAAGAAAAGGGTCCAAAAAAGATGAATCTTGGGATACAGAATCAAGgtttaaaaacaaaggaaaagGTGTAGAAGAAATGGAGATTAATGGGGAATTGGTTAAGTTTAAAGGTGGTGAAAATGTTACTAGTGTTGATATATTGGATGCTCCTGGTGAAGTTATTGGGAAATCTGGTTATGGGACTTTGTACAGGGCTAATTTGGTGAGGATTGATTCAGTTGTttgtttgagattcttgagacCAACTTGTACAGAAAAGGTACAAGATTTGATGCATATGGTACAGCTGATTGGGCCAATTAGGCATCCTAATTTGGTCCCTTTATATGGTTTCTATTATGGGCCTAGAGATGAGAAGCTTCTTGTGCATCCCTTTTATGAGGGAGGAAATTTGGCTCAGTTCATTAAAG ATCAAGAAGACGAATGCCATAAATGGACAGTGATTTCTAGGATATCAATGGGCATTGCTAGAGCATTGGAGTATCTACATACTGGCCTTCAAAAACCCCTTATCCATGGAAATCTAAAGTCAAAGAACATACTTCTTGATCAAAATCAACAGCCATTTGTGTCAGATTTTGGTCTACACACCTTCTTGAATCTAAATGCAGCTCAAGAAATGCTGGAAGCGGCTGCTGTAGAGGGGTATAAAGCACCAGAATTGATCAAAGTACAAGATATGAACGAGGCAACCGATATCTACAGTTTTGGAAGGATTTTACTAGAATTGCTTACTGGTAAAGAACCACTTGACAAGAAAGAAAACCTTGATAAAGCTTTATACCACCCTGATATCTTGTTTGACGAAAAAAATGGCGATGGGTATTTGATGAACGAAGAACGCGTTATGCGATTCGTCCAGCTGGCAATAGATTGCTGCTCTCCATCGCCTTATATGAGACCTGATATAAAGCAGATTTGTAGGAAACTTGAAGaaatttga